Within Procambarus clarkii isolate CNS0578487 unplaced genomic scaffold, FALCON_Pclarkii_2.0 HiC_scaffold_104, whole genome shotgun sequence, the genomic segment agccatggtgtcatcaccagccatggcgtcataaccagccatggtgtcatcaccagccatggcgtcataaccagccatggtgtcataaccagccatggcatcataaccagccatggcgtcataaccagccatggcgtcataaccagccatggtgtcataaccagccatggcgtcaccatcagccatggcgtcataaccagccatggcgtcataaccagccatggcatcataaccagccatggcgtcataaccagccatggcgtcataaccagctatggcgtcataaccagccatggtgtcacgaccagccatggcgtcataaccagccatggtgtcataaccagccatgtcgtcataaccagccatggtgtcataatcagccatggcgtcaccaccagccatggcgtcattaccagccatggcgtcattaccagccatggtgtcataaccagccatggcgtcataaccagccatggcgtcataaccagccatggtgtcataaccagccatggcgtcataaccagccatggtgtcaccaccagccatggtgtcaccaccagccatggcgtcatcaccagccatggtgtcaccaccagccatggcgtcaccaccagccatggtgtcatcaccagccatggtgtcatcaccagccatggcgtcaccaccagccatggtgtcatcaccagccatggtgtcatcaccagccatggtgtcatcaccagccatggcgtcataaccagccatggcgtcatcaccagccatggcgtcataaccagccatggcgtcaccaccagccatggtgtcatcaccagccatggtgtcatcaccagccatggcgtcaccaccagccatggtgtcatcaccagccatggcgtcataaccagccatggcgtcatcaccagccatggcgtcataaccagccatggcgtcatcaccagccatggtgtcatcaccagccatggcgtcaacaccagccatggcgtcaccaccagccatggagtcATCACCAGctatggtgtcatcaccagccatggagtcatcaccagccatggtgtcatcaccagccatggcgtcataaccagccatggcgtcataaccagccatggcgtcataaccagccatggagtCATCACCATCCATGGAGTCATCACCATccctggcgtcaccaccagccatggagtcCTCACCATCCATGGCGTcaacaccagccatggcgtcaccatcagccatggtgtcatcaccagccatggcgtcataaccagccatagcgtcaccaccagccatgcagtcaccaccagccatggcgtcaccaccagccatgaagtcatcaccagccatggcgtcaccaccagccatgaagtcatcaccagccatggcgtcataaccagccatggagtCGTCACCAGCCATGGAGTCGTCACCAGCCATGGGATCACCTCCAGCCATGGCGTCAGCACCAGCTATGGCATCACCATCtgccatggtgtcatcaccaggcATGgcatcataaccagccatggcgtcataaccagccatggagtTATCACAAGCCATggagtcatcaccagccatggagtcaccaccagccatagcGTAACTACCAGCCATGCGATCACctccagccatggtgtcaccatcagccatggtgtcaccaccagcaatggcggcaccaccagccatggcgtcagcaCCAgctatggcatcaccaccagccatagcgtcatcaccagccattgcGTCACAACCACCCAAGGCATCATCACCATCAGCCattgtgtcaccaccagccatggcgtcgccACCAGCCATTGTGTCACCACCATCCGTGGCGTAACCACCAGCCATTGTGTCGCCAACATCCATGATGGCATCACCTTCCATGGCGTCACTACCAGACATgggatcaccaccagccatggcgtcaccaccagccatggcatcgtcACCACTAGCCATGGCATCGTCAACAGCAGCCATTGCATTGTCACCTGCCATGGCGTCATGACTACCCATGGCATAATGATTACCCATGGCGTCCATGACTACCCATGGCGTCATCACTACCCCTGGCAtcatcactacccatggcatcatGACTACCCATGGCATCATGACTACCCATGGCGTCAGTAGTGAAATGTACGCCTATGACCGTGCGCACCGGCTGTCAAGTGGGCCTAATAGGCCCAGGTGTGACAGCTTGTTGAGGTATGTAGAGTGCTTTGTTTACGGTTGTTTGGCGCGCGCCGGACgcatgtgagcgtccggtgtttggttaCGCAGTATGGGATGATGGGGGGTCATGTTGTGtggggtaggagagtatgtggggtgttacgaaccttacctcctgtggaggttgctTTCGGTTGTAaagtgttggtggacacagtggcaagtgtttattagtataaatccccagctgagatcagagaggccgcgagtcatcattattactccgcccagtaaagtagtgccttctcagctggagatcatcagaaataatgtgaactggaatagctTAACTATGTAAGGAAAAAATGGACTCTATAAAAAAGTATGCTtggggaatatagtaaataaaatcattaatgtgtttgatagcatacgtaaagaatagagtattaaggggcgatgatgcaagagaggtggacgccatcttgactgaagggggaggtgtatcgctgaCGACCGTTCCTGCtgtttgaggggttttctccggccgttcagtcagttaagcctatccttgtctatatccagggttgcaagattgggtagagtaatattacaGAAGTTGGCGAGGTTTtgtaagagtccaggtttcctagaggcaaaaatatgtgtcgttggatgatagcggtttgtggctgggtgcaCGACACCAGGTATGGGACAGTGAGCtgtggggtggtcagagccacttgagtttATAATACATAGTCATCTTATGTTGTgaggaaaacgccttgttaaatgtaTTCCTGTGTAACTTGTACTtataaatttgtgacttgtgCACTAGGCTTTTTCCCTTTCTCCTTTCACTCCCTAGACAACAGtgtaaggaccaccaccaccaaattctcactAGCTCCCTGTGACAACAAAAACGTATCACTACTGATAACATCAGTAAGACACAGGCCGTGATATGGGGCTATGTGGTGTATGAGGTAGAGAATGGAATATGTGGATGAGAGTGGATGCGAGTAGTTGAATATGTATGGGTGTTTCCCGTAGAGttcatcctgtgtgtagataatagtttgatTAAAAGATGTGAGTATGTATTGCTAtgtagagggtgtgtgtaggtgtgagggggTCCCAACATATGTGGATATATTGATGGGGtgggggagcttcccctcggcagGAGAGTGTTTAGTGTCATTTGTGGTTTTTGCGGTTTTGACAGCCATTATTTTTCTTCGAGGATTGCAGGTGTGTTTGGTGACGATCCATGAGGAGAATAGTTGCGCCATACACGGCAGGAAGTGTTAATAATTAAGTGTTTAATTAATTCATGAAGTGTTAATgagctgttaattccagttgtggcaatgatcgtttctttaatggtgccactctggcctttgatgtaaGCAAATTGGCTAGCCCTTTTAAGACTAGGTAAGCTACtgtgccataagcctttcctgaggcatcacagaatacatgtagcttaattggttccttttcatttactgtgttccgagggaacttgacagactctaggacacttaaatctttcactaacccttgccatttttcttgtaaggtaggtgttagaagatcatcccagcctatcttttgttgccaacattcctgcattatcaacttcccattaattaagaTGGGACTTAATAGTCccaatgggtcgaagggtttgctgacttgtgagagtaattttctcattgttaggtTGGTGGTATTTGGCTGCAccgacttgattgtcaactgatctgCTGTCATATCCCATTCGACGCCTAGTACTTTTGTCTTCTCAGGTACATGGTATCGGGAAAATCATTTTCGATCATTTGATATAATTTGGCATTGTTGGAGATccacgactggagaggcatatttgctcccattaattctcgattggcctcgtGGTATATGTTCAGCAGTTTACTCTGACTGTTGGTTGTTCCTTGGAAATTGTTCACATACAAGTTATTGCTAATTTCTGTTTTATTTGGGCTATTGGATTTTTTCAAGTGCATGtctaaggtagcttgaagcagaaatagCAGAAGACGTGGCACCaaacaaaacagacgcaaacctgtaagtgattaattcactgtttggatcattaggatccttgaTCCACAGGAACTATATATAGTTACGGTCTTCTTCTTGGAGACCTAGccgaaggaaagctttactgatgtcTGCCGTGTATGCGTAAGTCCCGATGTGGAACTTTAACAGCACATCGTATAGCCTTTGTGTCAGGttagggccagtttgaaggcagtcatttaagGAAACACTACTCTGCTTtgtcttagcactgcaattaaatactctCCGTAGTTGGGTAGTAGCTGAATTTTtcagtacagggtggtgtggcaggtagtgtccttcctttgggttatcatttgtgaCAACtccgataaatttgtcatcgagttGCTTCTtgattatttcatggtacaatttTAAGTTCTCAGGATGTCTTTGTAAGAGCAACACCTGTGaccttaattggttttgtgccataaaatggttgacgggtagctgagggtgattcagcttccatggtaacttgACCCAGTATTGAatatctctgtagataactgagtccaggtattgtttgtaggtccagtcatcatctggactaggttgttcagggacaatgcctagAGTTGCCAGGTCCAATATATTATGtacagggggatcaagctcatcctcggacatgtctctgaattgtagtggagactgttctcctagtaatgcaaccattactgggttGGCATGTTGGTAGTCAACAGGTGTGGGTTGCTTCAGctgtaatactgggcctgttagcaaatagccacctgcagattgtaacaggttcattccctgtttttcatcctttcctttgataaacttatggtagacatctgatcccataaggattccagtaTTGGAGAGGTTGTCTAACGTGATTTTGTCAgccaatttgattcccttttcttccaggaatttggctgttgtccctAGACCATACACATACAGGTCTGATGGGAATCAATCTACTACAAGAGGTTGTATCGTTCGGACATAACCGCCTAAACGTACTTTAGGTTGTACTACCATGAAGACTTgggctcctgagttagtcaggaatccagCTATGTCTATTCGTGTCTCTTGAACAGGTTTGAGTTTCAGGgcatctaccaactcctttgagATAATAttcatttgggatccttggtcaaataatccGCGTATGGTGACCTTGAACTTTCCATTTTAATGATCAATTGAGCAGTGGGTAGACCTGATTTATGATCAGACCTTGTTGACAAAACACTTATGTCAGGTAGTATGGTACAAAGCTGAACTGAAGCAgaagttccttcctcctcctgtggtttgggagactaTGTACTTGAGTCTCAacaaagtgctgtatggtgttgaccaTGATGGCATCTATTGCAGGAGCACATTTGAGTTGCACAGGTGTGAGAATTATGTGATCTTATACACCTGGTGCATTTACATAACTCCTTGAGTCATTTTATACGGGTAGAAAGATCAGGGTAAGCTTTGCAGGTGTACATGGTATGTTGTTCTTCACAGAACACACATGGCATCCAGACATTAATAGCATCTTGGGGAGTCACCGTTTTGGGTGACACATTAACTGTAGGTTTAGAGGGACCcactgcatatgtgcccacactgcccttgtttccactttggggagggggggaagatgttttagatttatttggagtgctgtttgtactctgttgtttactattagtggCCAAAGAAGGCTTAGATGTCATTTTCCATCTGCATTATCTCGTTGTCTTTCTATGATGGAACACAAACCTTCTGTTATCTCCTTTACTGTTAGAGAAGATTTGTTATATaagacaaacaacttatccaaTACATCACTGGGTAATTTGCATCTCATATGAACTTGGATTATCCAGTCCAATTCATCCAGATTCACTTTATTCTTAAGCGTCTTGAGCAAGGACTCAAGCTCCACTctaaagacttggagtgaatcagctgatccATCTGGAGGGGAAATATCTAACAGTTTCTAGGTTAGACGTCTGATAGTCATTTCTGGCATAGCATAATTATCCTATATATAAGGAGCTGTACTGCGATATCATAACTATCATCAGTGAAGGTCAAATTACAGACCACTTTTAACGCTTCATCCTTTAAGACAACTTGTAAATATGTAAATTTTGTGGGCTTTGCTATAGTGGCATTAGAATCCACTGAATGTaacaaatttgttccagaagttATCCCAACTCTCATCCTCAGtcccagagaaagttgggagactaagtgatggtaatttgacttctggttgtgTCGGGTTTTGGGAAGATGTGGCTGCAATGTTTGTAGTGGCCTTATGTATGGTTATTAACTTTAcaaagtgttgtaactttgttTGTATTTCATCTTCATAATCTGCATTTTCTTGTACTACAGCTTCCCTTGCATCTTGATCTATGTTAGTAGCAGCAAGTACATCCTGATATTTCTGGTTTTGCATTAGCACATGCTGATATTAGCTCTGTGCAACCTTATGATGGCCTTCCAGTTCTACATAATCAACTGGAGTTCGATTACATAAATCATCGCATTTTTTGATCTGTCGGGTTAAGTGGCCCTTCATACCAGTGAGGGTCGCTTTTACATTTTTGGCAGTAGACATGATGACTGTATTTGCCAGCCGTGCTGCAGATATACTAGTGCTAAGCCTTCTTGGACGTTGATTTGGACTGTTTCTAGCACTTGAGCTAGTTGAGCTACTAGTTTCCAAACTAGAGCTCTTTATCAtttaaaatacacattatataatcatacacactataatttgagtggtaaccTTGTATCAATGCTGGATTTACCTTAAgttagctcctcaattatcactcttagttggtacagagacacagattaacactcaaaggtgaaacgattatagttaaattattattatagttataGTAATATTATGTacacaacacaactcgggttgtcttaaGAAACTGAATAAAAATATTTGCTTGCTAGGTTGAAAAATAGGTTCAACTCTAGACATGTgtaaattcttacccttacaccaggttagcacaataaattagactaagttgctgtacaacaccagcatAAAATGTCCTACTCTTGTGTAAGAATTGTTTGTAAATAATGTGACATGCAGCAACTGTTACAGTAGTGGTGTAATGTTAAATATTATGTAATGTTTATGTAAAcacttaaaattatatatacatatatgagtaAATTaattagcctcttatcaacctcgtGTAAAGAAATGCACAATTGTTATTTTGTTTCAGACCTCAGAaaaataatagtgcttgttgtaagttctgttcactTGTTAGCAGAGATTGAAAAAGTTATGCAAGAAAATtgtatagcagtgtcttcctgcaatatttaatgtatatgtatatatgtgtaaataTTGCACTAATGTTTATGTAGATCGTAATCAGGATCTTGTATCTAGCTTCAAAGGACCAAAATtttgtgggaaaatcctagcaagctttaattgtttttattctgtgaatattaaaatatttactttatttttatttttttaattgactttaattttatattacttttatttgattatttttcttCTGAGTTAGTTCTTAGTTCTTAGTTAGATAGTAGTGGACTGTATATATTCTAATTCAGCCTGCAAAAATATTTCACACACAGTTGggggggacaatttgtagcttaaaccacttgGAGGTGGATCCTTCATAAACTACAAATTGTTTATCTAGTCCttgatatataaattataaatcataccaaatatggtggtctaatctactgtaAATATACTTATAGTTACTCTATTAACACTATAAAATAAAAGGTGGCCTTAGCTGATACTGTTGGTGGGGCCTGCTgaggctgtgtaattgtagcatccgaattgggtgtggccctgtgcctcagagAGCCACACAATGGCGGCTGTCTGGAGGCCTACAAGGCTTGATGTACAGCTAGTGGCTGCAATCACAGTTATATTGGTCTGCTTAGTTTCTTGTAACTCCAACTCACAATTACCTGCCgagtataaggaattaataatagttccctaaacatataagtacaggtatgacatggacTATGTGTGTGTAATGCTGAGTAATTTCACTTTGTTTGAGGATTTAATCCTACGTCTTAACGAGATTTCCTGCAATAATAATGGCCAGTATTAAATGCAATAGAAATACCAAAAATTGTTCATCCCTTTGTTCATGAGATCTTCGGTTGGGCGAATCGTAGAGGATCCTGTGTTGAAGCTCAGAGAAAGAAAATTTATGTGTTGTAAAATTTGTCAGGGAGTGCTTACTCACAATGTttacaagttgttgttgttgttgttgttgagttaggggcgacgacgatcgtggatcggatgcgccccagcgtacccgtgaagggtgaatcgcaaagccaggaaaggcgaaatgccaagccaaaacgcgaaacgagtgacgccaagcactagaaactaatacgccacacggcaaagctacgcacaaagggagaggcagaagcacagaatagaacagggcaaacaaacagccagaagggcacacagcatgtcagagcaaatgtacaggaaatcagagcacatacttgcccgggaacttggcccgcgggaaccttacattaaatgcctcccagagcacccattgccaagggtcttgtccatccaccggggacgccataacatccggaaccggggcaacaaacacctgcaaaatggggacccagatggtagtactcatgaggcgagaagtcgccactcgcccccacaggaagggaacttgccccccacgaaagcactccggtccgtcagacagcagtaactcggcaatcttcgaccagtgacccagtggcatcacagacgccggcaacacgtcccccagggccccaacgcgcacccgcaccacaggggtacccgcggccccgggcacaccagacgacagcagggaacccggacggcgcgcatccttccgtaacgtcaccaccaggccacgcccagcaccagagtccacaccatcactggcagcggaagccaccaccccccactgtggagagtcccccggcggagaaagatccgaaggcacgtccgagacacaggcaccagcaccggcaggcacatggacctccgccaccacgaactgcggagacatcgacgtatccgtatccacactgtcaacacccgaagccccacagtcactgaagtcaccaacgtcggcccaggaagaagacgaacgctgggaacgtttgggcaccggccggatatcgtcagagc encodes:
- the LOC123749318 gene encoding seminal vesicle major clotting proteins-like → MGNHYAMGSHDAMAGDNAMAAVDDAMASGDDAMAGGDAMAGGDPMSGSDAMEGDAIMDVGDTMAGGYATDGGDTMAGGDAMAGGDTMADGDDALGGCDAMAGDDAMAGGDAIAGADAMAGGAAIAGGDTMADGDTMAGGDRMAGSYAMAGGDSMAGDDSMACDNSMAGYDAMAGYDAMPGDDTMADGDAIAGADAMAGGDPMAGDDSMAGDDSMAGYDAMAGDDFMAGGDAMAGVTPPRISVGTPRRVAPTCICGLLPA